From the Hordeum vulgare subsp. vulgare chromosome 1H, MorexV3_pseudomolecules_assembly, whole genome shotgun sequence genome, the window CTTGAACTTATGTTGGATGTTGCGCTCTGACGGTTTGTTTTAtctataaagcggggcgaaagccttttTCTGTAAAGGATTGGAGGGGATTGGCTAGAATTGAGACATATTCTGGCTTACCAAGGGTATAAATCCATCTCAAACCCTTTCAATCCTCTTGAATTCACCCTCAACCGAATAAGGCCTAACTAATGAAATCTGCCTTTATTCCGCAAGATAAAAGGGTAATAAAGTCTTCCACCTCTCAACTGTTTTGGCACGAACGAAAAGAAGGATTGCCCCGGCCGATCTCTGCAGCCGTACCTGAACTAATATTCGACACCGGTCCGTTGAAACATTCGTCGACGGATTTGGTGATGGGCCGGTGAGTATAAATATGGGAAATGGATTCATCACGCACAGCTTCCGTGTCACGGAAATAACGGCACGACAAAGACATAGGCATATACAAATCCTTTGTTTCCATGCAAGTGACATACCACATGGTTTCAGTATTTCGTGGAGTGCGAGAAGGACACGTTCCACAGAAACCGGCATAGGATAAAACTACCCCATCTCAAACTGCGACAAAATCGGACCATCCGGAGACCTAACCCTCTGGTTCACGGAATCTGCCCTTGTCACCATCACCGCGCATTGTGCACACGCAAAACTCCAAGTGACACCTTTTTAGCCCCTCGTCACCGTCGATGTGGACGCAAGATAAACAACCGCCAGGAAACTCTTCGAGGCATGCAGTGGTCTCTTCTGCTCTCTCTCTGGTATCCTTGTAGCCATCTGGATGTCACATGCAGCTGTACACATCTGAATCTGAATGCCCAGTTTTCAATTCTATGAGCTTTTCACTGCCTCCTGTCCTCCCTCTTTAGTTGATCGATCTTATCTTAGTGGTTGGTTTTTCCCTATAAATTGAGGCcaggagtagctatgtgttctcaTCGCTAACTAGCACGGGATCCTTTAAGCGATATATTGTAGCCTCTTTGCTCCTCACTGCCGCACTCGAATTACTGATACGAGATGAATGCGACGGTTTTCGGCAACGTCGGTGAGACCCTGGTGCTCGCCCACGGCTACGGGGGCAGCCGGTTCATCTGGGACGATGTCGTCCCGTCGCTGGCGGAGAAGTTCCGAGTCGTCGTCTTCGACTGGAGCTTCTCCGGTGCGGCGGACGATGGCGCCAGGTGCTCCGAACGGCGTTTTTCCTACCACGACCTGGCCGACGAACTTGTGGCGCTGATGGACGAGCTCGAGCTGAGGGGAGCAGTGTTCTTGGGGCACTCCATGGCTGGCATGATCGGCTGCATCGCGTCGCTTGCAAGGCCAGACCTATTCAGCCACCTCCTGCTGGTTGGGGCGTCACCTAGGTTGAGATCACACTCTCAGCTTTCCTACTACACGATTCATTTAAACAGAAAAATTGAGCCTAAGGATGTCACTGAACCATGGCCGTCTTAATTGCACGTACGTTCGACCAGGTACATCAACGACGACTGCTACGAGGGCGGATTCGGCCGCGGAGAGGTCGACGCCATGCTCGGAGCCATCGAGACCAATTTCACAGAGTGGGCGCCGGTCTTTGCTGAGACCGTGGTTGGGGTGGACCAGCCGGCCGCCGTCGCAAAGTTCGCCAAGCAGCTGGCAATGATGCGCCCGGCCACCGCCCTCCGCGTCATGCGCGCCGTGCTCACCTGCGACGTCCGGGACGTGCTCCCGGACGTCAAGGCGCCATGCACCATAGTGCACTGCACCAAGGACGCCGTGGCGCCCCTTGCAGTTGCCCGCTACATGCAGCACCGACTGGCCGGATGTGCTGATGGCGGCGGGGCCGCCTCGGTGCTCATTGACTCCTCCAGCCACTTTCCACAGCTCACCGCGCCAAAGGAGTTCGTCCGGGTCATTCAggccatcttgctcgaccactgATCAGCTACTACAACTCGCAATAATGGATCGATTTCCATGGCGTTGTTGAATGTGAATTAAAAGTTTGCGTTGCTTAGTGTTTTTACTGCTCTAGATTCGTCCCTCAGTTATTTGCATGCATGCTTGTAGTTCTCATGAATAGTACAGTAGGAGTACATTTCTATGTCAACGCCCCTTGTGCTTTCCAGGTTTTTGTGTGACAAACAGGTGAACTATGTATGACTTGTGAATGCAATAAAAATATTAGGGTCTTGTAATGCAAATGCCAAGGAAATATATCCGGATGCTTTCCAAAATTGTACATATCCGGAAAACCATTGGTGGATCTCTTCGGTTTGCCCGATTATTATATCTAAAAAATGAATTTTGACTTCTACTGCCTAATTTCATGTTTTTTACCACTAAAACTTCATCTTTATTAATTGGTGCTCCATTTAGCGGTTTTTTGTACATCTTAATTCATTTTAATTGAACTTGTGCCACAAATTATTCCATTTAATTTTTTCTTTGTTTCTGTTGCATGTCACATAAGTAGTTTTGTGAGTGTGACATTGGACAGTCTCCTTGATAGCATATCGCGACTAGCCGGAAAAACCAGAGGGGAAGCAGTAAGTAGAATTattcaggttcgggccctctctcTGTTGGTAACACCTACTCCTGCTCATACTGTGTTGatctatgttggggaacgtagtacaaAATGAATATATATATACCGCACTAAATAACAAGCCCGTGATCGCTACAAAAATGCATGAGATGGATCAATCTTTACCAACAAAAACGTTGTGGAAAACTAGATGTTCATGAAGACATGCCAATCCGCACAGCCTACAAAACATGTAACATTGAAGGGTTAGCCCTCCCCTCTATTTACAGGTGGCCACCGGGTGCGCAACCTTGGAGGAGGGGCAATGCGCCTAGGGCCGACGCACCTGGGAGGGAGATCATGTCAGAGGATCCTCTCTCAACCATAGCCGCCCTTCTTTTCTAGCCCTCCAAGCTGAAGGGGTGGGGCGCACCACCATGGGAATCAACTAGTTTGTCGTGAGTGGTATTCTTTGTCGTTGGCATTTCATAAGGGTAGACGATAAAGACCACTATGCCCCATGCGGCGCAGGTGACTAGCACCCCTTAGGCCAGTCAAGGGGGCAACCCTCTACGGCCACTTGGAACCTTCCAAAAtgttttgaaacttttcgaacctACCATGGTACCTCCAGGACAGTGTCGATATCGCCGGAACAATTTTGGGACCATCCAAAATGTTTAGTATCATCTGAAGCATTTCCAGTACATTTGTTTCGTACTCCTAATACCTCCTAGTGCGTCCTCAAACCGCCAACCATTAGGCATGTGATCCTGCAGGTTCCataatatgtagacatgacctggaaTAACTTTCGGTCAATAAGCAAGAGGGCGGTTTGGACACCCATATTGATTCTCACATACACGCAATGATATTTATCTAGCAAACAATTTTTTTGCATACTGATATCTCTTTGGCGTATATgtaatttttaaatttttatgCTATTACAGTAGCATTCCTACATacttttattatcattttatattattttgtattatttttttggactaacatattaatttaGTGCCCAGTATCAGTTGTTATTTTCTGATTTTAATGAAAAAGATACCTAGGAAGGTCCAAACATGATGccattttttgatgattttttctagactaaAGGAAACCATGGAAGCCTAGGGAGTCGTAGAGAGGATGCTAGAGCGGGCCACAAGGGCAGGTGGCGCGGTTAGGTTGGTGGTCgtgccaaccaagcttgtgggccaccTGAGCTTCCATTTGCCTAATTCACGGCTTATAAATTTTCATAAATCATGAAACCTTTGGAACGAAACCCGAAACAATATCATTGCCACGTGTCACATGTGCACTGGTTCGACAATGCCTCCAATGATCATACCAGCCTTGGGATTGATTCCGGTTATAAATAACCATCCCACTTCAACCTTAGATGTTCCGTTGTTCCGTGAGAGAATTGACATGAGTTTGCCTGAGCAACCCATCGTCCCGAAAAATTGTGAGAATCTTAAGAGAGAATATCTCATGGCTTAAAAACTACCAAGTCATTGGGCATCACTAATGAAATTGACCAAAGCGTAACTTAACCTTTTACTCCTATTCCCTCTTCATGGTCTCCAAGCGCACATGATTTACTTATAGCTTTTTTAAGTAAGACTATCGATCCCACAGgtagctgctacctcttgagcttgtgctggtttttcccttaagaggaaagggtgatgcagcacagtagcagtaagtatttccctcagtttgagaaccaaggtatcaatccagtaggagtatcaagacaagtcaccgatGTAcctccccggggtcctttgccttggttctcaagttccccgcgtatcttctgttacggaaaaatctTTCTGAAGgtcttattccatttggactctaatattctcctctgaaaaaggtcaaaaacatggaaaaaacagaaactcgcacttggcactgagttaatatgttagtcccaaaaaagatataaaatagcatattcatgcatacaaaacatccaaagttgacaagataatagcatggaaccatcaaaaattgtagatacgttggagacgtatcaagcatcccccagcttaactcctgctcgtcctcgagtagggaagtgataaagactgaatttttgatgtggaatgctacctaacatatttgtcctttgcaacttatttcttgtggcatgaatgttcagatccgtaagattcaaaacaatagtttactattgacatgaaaaaaataatacttcaaacaaactagcaaagtgatcatgaacttttgaagtaacaaggccaaagaaagttatccctacaaaatcatatagtctggctatgctccatcatccccacacaacgaatttaaatcatgcacaaccccggtattggccaagtaattgttttcgcactcttactttctcaaactttttcaactctaacgcaatacatgagcgtgagccatggatatagcactataggtggaatagagtgtggtggaggttgtgaggcaaaaatgaggagatggtcacattgactcggcgtatcaacgggctatggagatgcccatcaatagatatcaatgtgaacgagtatggatttccatgcaatggatgcactagagctataagtgtgtgaaagctcaaaaggaaaactagtgggtgtgcacccaacttgcttgctcacgaagacctagggcaattttggggaagcccatcattggaatatacaagccaagttatataatgaaaattcccactagtatatggaggtgacaaagcgaGTGacactctatcatgaagaacatggtgctattttgaagcacaagtgtggaaaaagatagtagcattgtcccttctctcttttcccctctctttttttgtttgggctctttggtctcttttcatatttttttggtgggtatctttggcctcttttttttatgtcctcacatgggacaatgctctaataatgatgatcatcacacttttatttactcacaactcaatagtagaacaatgatgactctataggaaatgcctccggcagtgtaccgggatgtgcaacgatctagcttagcgtatgacgttgaaacatcttgctagctatcttacgatcatgcaatggcaatatggaagtgccggcacatgtcatgagacggaacggtgggagttgcatggcaatatatctcggaatggctatgaaaatgccatagtagggtaggtatggtgtctgttttgaggaaggtatatggtgggtttgtgcaccggcgaaagttgcgcggcactagagaggctagcaatggtggaaggtgaaagtgcatc encodes:
- the LOC123408091 gene encoding strigolactone esterase D14-like; protein product: MNATVFGNVGETLVLAHGYGGSRFIWDDVVPSLAEKFRVVVFDWSFSGAADDGARCSERRFSYHDLADELVALMDELELRGAVFLGHSMAGMIGCIASLARPDLFSHLLLVGASPRYINDDCYEGGFGRGEVDAMLGAIETNFTEWAPVFAETVVGVDQPAAVAKFAKQLAMMRPATALRVMRAVLTCDVRDVLPDVKAPCTIVHCTKDAVAPLAVARYMQHRLAGCADGGGAASVLIDSSSHFPQLTAPKEFVRVIQAILLDH